Proteins co-encoded in one Candidatus Korarchaeum sp. genomic window:
- a CDS encoding CDP-2,3-bis-(O-geranylgeranyl)-sn-glycerol synthase, which yields MMDISFVLEAIWYILPSYFANMSPVLFGGGRPLDMGKRFRDGRRILGDHKTIRGFLSGIIVGTFVGFIQGRLLQGFALSLGAMVGDCFGSFVKRRIGLVEGQSAPLLDQEGFLIFSLIFAYPIEKVAIESAIFLLIITPILHWGTNFIAHAIGIKEVAH from the coding sequence ATGATGGATATCAGCTTCGTATTAGAGGCTATTTGGTACATACTTCCATCTTACTTCGCTAACATGTCCCCAGTGCTCTTCGGAGGGGGGAGGCCCTTAGATATGGGTAAGAGATTCAGGGATGGGAGGAGGATATTAGGGGATCATAAGACGATAAGGGGATTCCTCTCAGGTATAATTGTCGGGACATTCGTCGGTTTCATCCAAGGGAGGCTCCTTCAGGGCTTCGCTCTATCGCTAGGCGCTATGGTCGGTGACTGCTTCGGTTCCTTCGTAAAGAGGAGGATCGGATTAGTGGAGGGGCAATCAGCACCTCTACTAGATCAGGAGGGGTTCCTCATATTCTCCCTGATTTTCGCTTACCCGATAGAGAAAGTAGCGATTGAGTCAGCGATATTCCTCCTGATAATAACGCCTATATTACACTGGGGGACTAACTTCATAGCTCATGCTATTGGGATAAAGGAGGTAGCTCATTGA
- a CDS encoding tRNA pseudouridine(13) synthase TruD, with protein MEVPPIDSHLGMLTYMSEGAPVNGRLREKLSDFIVDEVLLGKRASRVFLGIDKFERGEASYLVVMKRVRMDSFEMISKLSKKLGRRVGYAGMKDARSISFQLVSVQGSLRELPEIEGLSLRYAGRGEMIYLGMNDGNHFTVVIRGTDKIELPKIFPNFFSYQRFGVRRPYNHEIGKAILLRDIDGASSMLSEQGYEVGDVRSLKQLSERIGPELIRLYVHSYQSYIFNLILSRRIELGIGPRYGDFVLKPNGEIALYPERGSLLLPLIGGLTEARGWLAEELASILREEGLRKEMFIFKELPEVSALGGFRKAFCEVEPKVIEREGFIVLSFFLESGAYATSYLREVIKPRDPIAQGFI; from the coding sequence ATGGAGGTCCCCCCGATAGACTCGCACCTAGGTATGCTGACTTACATGAGTGAGGGGGCCCCTGTAAATGGGAGACTCAGGGAGAAGCTCAGTGATTTCATAGTGGATGAAGTCCTCCTCGGTAAGAGGGCCTCTAGGGTCTTCTTAGGTATCGATAAGTTCGAAAGAGGCGAGGCCAGTTATCTAGTTGTGATGAAGAGAGTCAGGATGGACAGTTTTGAGATGATATCGAAGCTTTCCAAGAAGTTAGGGAGGCGTGTTGGGTACGCTGGGATGAAAGACGCTAGATCTATCAGTTTTCAATTAGTATCAGTCCAAGGGAGCCTCAGGGAGTTACCTGAGATCGAAGGATTGAGCTTGAGGTACGCTGGGAGGGGGGAGATGATATATTTAGGTATGAACGATGGGAATCATTTCACTGTAGTGATCAGAGGAACTGATAAGATCGAGCTACCTAAGATATTCCCGAATTTCTTCTCTTACCAGAGGTTCGGTGTGAGGAGGCCTTACAATCATGAGATAGGTAAGGCTATATTGTTGAGAGATATCGATGGAGCTTCTTCTATGTTATCAGAGCAAGGGTATGAGGTAGGTGATGTCAGGAGCTTGAAGCAGCTATCAGAGAGGATCGGGCCTGAATTAATCAGATTATACGTGCACTCATATCAATCCTACATATTCAACTTGATCTTATCGAGGAGGATTGAGTTAGGGATAGGCCCTAGATATGGTGACTTCGTACTGAAGCCCAATGGTGAGATAGCCCTCTATCCGGAGAGGGGGAGCTTACTCCTACCATTAATCGGAGGCCTGACTGAAGCGAGAGGATGGCTCGCTGAGGAGCTCGCATCTATCCTGAGGGAGGAGGGCTTGAGGAAGGAGATGTTCATCTTCAAGGAGTTGCCTGAGGTGAGCGCCCTCGGGGGCTTCAGGAAAGCTTTCTGCGAGGTCGAGCCCAAGGTGATCGAAAGAGAGGGTTTCATTGTGCTCTCCTTCTTCCTCGAATCTGGAGCTTATGCTACATCTTATCTGAGGGAGGTCATAAAGCCCAGGGATCCTATCGCCCAGGGCTTCATCTAG
- a CDS encoding DUF371 domain-containing protein: MERILAYGHPNIRARHRTAMQLTKDEEISIRADCIIGVRADKSVCDLSEVLKRHLLEGGEIEIEIIVGELSFAFRAEGHPELKLSNPKDLVIRKSSYIDDRTLAIRATASSAELPREIVRALRDPETGLNLLISF; this comes from the coding sequence ATGGAGAGAATATTAGCATACGGTCACCCTAACATAAGGGCTAGGCATAGGACCGCGATGCAATTGACTAAGGATGAGGAGATAAGCATCAGAGCGGACTGCATAATAGGAGTGAGGGCAGATAAGTCTGTATGCGACTTGAGTGAAGTACTAAAGAGGCACTTGCTTGAGGGAGGGGAGATAGAGATCGAGATAATCGTAGGCGAACTGAGTTTCGCTTTCAGGGCCGAGGGCCATCCAGAGCTGAAGCTAAGTAATCCAAAGGATTTAGTAATAAGGAAATCGAGTTACATAGATGACAGGACTCTAGCCATAAGGGCTACGGCTTCCTCAGCGGAGTTACCTAGGGAGATTGTGAGGGCCCTCAGGGATCCGGAGACGGGGCTAAACTTACTGATATCTTTCTAG
- a CDS encoding HD domain-containing protein yields the protein MLVDSFPLQRLRRIKQLPGSEFVYPGAVNTRFEHSLGVMHLAGVMGESLTEERDSISLLRVAGLLHDVGHGPFSHAFEGILRELLGISHEEMTSLLIRSTEISEILGRIGFDPKEVVDLIMGRYARKSFSKAINSSIDSDKMDYIVRDSYHTGAGYTVDVHRIASNAVEIGGDLAINFRALESVESLFMARLLSYRTIYYHKTSRGVQLMLEMAMREIVDKLGIDTVREDPSDFLRLDDYSVWELIRRDERSSWIAERLMRRELLKLAWEEQGIRLKPDLIDSIKERISELCGINERYVIIDAPKIEFVGGELPRVVRDNEVLELSEASPVLKRLLDMDPSFFRVYTWPEYREKIREKLKDATRRGVDLIC from the coding sequence ATGTTAGTTGATTCTTTTCCCTTGCAAAGGCTTAGAAGGATAAAGCAGCTTCCTGGGTCTGAATTCGTTTATCCCGGTGCAGTTAATACTAGGTTCGAGCATTCATTAGGTGTGATGCATCTAGCCGGGGTTATGGGAGAGAGCTTGACTGAGGAGAGGGATTCTATTTCCCTCCTAAGGGTCGCGGGCCTCCTTCATGATGTGGGTCATGGTCCCTTCTCACACGCTTTCGAAGGGATCCTGAGGGAGCTTCTAGGGATATCACATGAGGAGATGACTTCTCTCTTGATAAGGAGCACTGAGATATCTGAAATTTTGGGGAGGATTGGCTTCGACCCGAAGGAGGTAGTAGATCTGATAATGGGGAGGTATGCGAGGAAGAGCTTCTCTAAGGCTATAAACTCCTCAATAGATTCCGATAAGATGGATTATATAGTGAGAGACTCCTATCACACCGGAGCGGGTTACACTGTCGACGTACATAGGATAGCTTCTAATGCTGTTGAGATTGGAGGAGATCTCGCAATAAACTTCAGGGCTTTAGAGTCTGTTGAGTCCCTCTTCATGGCTAGACTCCTCTCCTACAGGACTATATATTATCATAAGACTTCGAGAGGGGTTCAGTTGATGCTCGAGATGGCCATGAGGGAGATAGTAGACAAATTAGGGATAGATACTGTGCGAGAGGATCCTAGTGATTTCTTGAGGCTTGATGATTACTCCGTTTGGGAATTGATAAGGAGAGATGAGAGGAGCTCATGGATCGCTGAGAGGCTGATGAGGAGGGAGCTCCTTAAGCTAGCTTGGGAGGAACAAGGGATCCGATTGAAGCCTGACCTCATAGATAGTATTAAGGAGAGGATATCTGAGCTATGCGGAATAAATGAGAGGTATGTAATCATAGATGCTCCTAAGATAGAGTTCGTTGGCGGTGAGCTTCCTAGGGTTGTGAGAGATAATGAAGTCCTCGAGTTATCCGAAGCATCTCCTGTCCTAAAGAGACTCCTAGATATGGATCCATCGTTCTTCAGGGTTTATACATGGCCAGAGTACAGGGAAAAGATCAGAGAGAAGCTAAAGGATGCCACTAGGAGAGGAGTAGATCTCATTTGCTGA
- the rdgB gene encoding RdgB/HAM1 family non-canonical purine NTP pyrophosphatase: protein MIFASSNRHKYEEFKRMLSDVIDLKFLEVDYLEPQGEDIEEVVVTSAKWLSNYIREPFFIEDSGLFIEALGGFPGPYSSYVYKKIGNEGILKLMDGIEDRRASFISVIALSYDRRIEVFKGSVQGTIAKEVRGGGWGFDPIFIPSGSDKTYGELGEEKDKFSHRGASCRKLRDFLMRIEVGELQSV from the coding sequence GTGATATTCGCGTCCTCCAACAGGCATAAGTATGAGGAGTTCAAGAGGATGCTCTCAGATGTAATCGATCTCAAATTCCTCGAGGTGGACTATCTGGAGCCTCAGGGGGAGGATATAGAGGAGGTAGTCGTGACATCTGCGAAGTGGTTGTCAAATTACATCAGGGAGCCCTTCTTCATAGAGGACTCAGGTCTCTTCATAGAAGCGCTGGGTGGCTTCCCGGGCCCCTATTCCTCTTACGTATACAAGAAGATCGGGAATGAGGGTATCCTGAAGTTGATGGATGGCATAGAGGATAGAAGGGCCTCTTTCATCTCAGTTATAGCTTTGAGCTATGATAGGAGGATAGAGGTCTTCAAAGGGAGCGTTCAGGGGACAATAGCGAAAGAGGTGAGAGGAGGGGGATGGGGATTCGATCCTATATTCATCCCTAGCGGTTCTGATAAGACCTACGGAGAGCTGGGGGAGGAGAAGGATAAATTCTCGCACAGAGGGGCATCTTGCCGCAAGTTAAGGGATTTCCTGATGAGAATTGAGGTCGGCGAGCTTCAATCCGTTTAA
- a CDS encoding glycine cleavage system protein H has protein sequence MEIPSDRFYTKTHEWVKISENKAIIGITSYAVEQLGDITFLEVKPKGTFIKKGDVIGVVESSKTTEKIYAPVSGEIVEINRDCGVVEEGSSEVPIGLERIVKDPYEGGWIVVLEVKGDLSSELKDLMSPEDYSKYLKEGH, from the coding sequence ATGGAGATACCAAGCGATAGATTTTATACAAAAACGCATGAATGGGTGAAAATTTCGGAGAATAAAGCTATAATAGGGATAACTTCTTATGCTGTTGAGCAGCTTGGAGATATAACATTCCTAGAGGTTAAGCCCAAGGGCACCTTCATCAAGAAGGGAGATGTCATAGGCGTCGTCGAGAGCAGTAAGACTACTGAGAAGATATACGCTCCAGTTAGCGGTGAGATAGTTGAGATAAACAGGGATTGCGGTGTCGTTGAGGAAGGGAGTAGTGAGGTCCCTATAGGACTCGAGAGAATAGTTAAGGACCCATATGAAGGAGGTTGGATAGTAGTGCTAGAGGTTAAGGGTGATCTGAGCTCAGAGTTGAAGGACCTGATGAGTCCAGAGGATTACTCAAAGTATCTGAAGGAGGGTCACTAA
- a CDS encoding Kae1-associated serine/threonine protein kinase gives MELIYRGAEAELYKADFLGLPVVIKKRVSKGYRVSELDRIIRMMRTRKEARLMRRARIAGVPVPAILDVWGDSIMMEYIQGIRMADSINEESMFAFGLASCKLHRANIAHNDLTPYNAIVNESGICLLDFGLAEYTHDIESYAVDLYVLKRSLKSITDDWEPLWDSFLRGYRNCDIAERVIKRLGEVEARGRYK, from the coding sequence ATGGAGTTGATCTATAGAGGGGCTGAAGCTGAGCTCTATAAAGCGGACTTCCTGGGCCTCCCCGTCGTGATAAAGAAGAGAGTGAGTAAGGGGTATAGGGTAAGTGAGTTAGATAGGATTATCAGGATGATGAGGACGAGGAAAGAAGCGAGACTCATGAGGAGAGCTAGGATAGCTGGAGTTCCTGTGCCAGCTATTCTAGATGTTTGGGGTGATTCTATAATGATGGAGTACATACAAGGAATTAGAATGGCTGATTCTATAAATGAGGAAAGTATGTTCGCCTTTGGTCTAGCTTCTTGCAAGCTTCACAGAGCTAATATAGCGCATAACGACCTGACACCTTATAATGCGATCGTGAATGAGAGTGGTATATGTCTCTTGGATTTCGGGCTAGCGGAGTATACGCATGATATAGAGAGTTATGCGGTCGATCTCTATGTACTGAAGAGATCCCTGAAATCGATAACAGATGATTGGGAGCCGCTATGGGATTCATTCCTCAGGGGATATAGGAATTGCGATATCGCGGAACGCGTAATAAAGAGACTGGGGGAGGTAGAGGCCAGGGGTAGGTATAAGTGA
- a CDS encoding 30S ribosomal protein S15, whose protein sequence is MARLHSRKKGKSESKRPPKSFSLDWVPMKKEEIEELVIKLGKRGVPPSQIGMILRDEYGVPLVKRITGKKITEILEEGGVAPKIPEDLMALIRKAYRIRKHLEEHKKDLHAKRGLILTESKIGRLVKYYKRVGKLPPDWHYTPELAELYAA, encoded by the coding sequence ATGGCGAGGCTTCACAGCAGGAAGAAAGGTAAATCTGAGTCGAAGAGACCACCTAAGAGTTTCTCACTAGATTGGGTCCCGATGAAGAAGGAAGAGATAGAGGAACTAGTTATAAAGTTAGGTAAGAGGGGAGTACCACCCAGCCAGATAGGGATGATCTTGAGGGATGAGTACGGAGTCCCATTAGTCAAGAGGATCACTGGTAAGAAGATAACGGAGATACTTGAGGAGGGTGGAGTGGCCCCGAAGATACCTGAGGATCTCATGGCCCTGATAAGAAAAGCTTACAGGATAAGGAAACATCTAGAGGAGCATAAGAAAGATCTTCACGCTAAGAGAGGGCTCATATTAACTGAGTCTAAGATAGGAAGGCTCGTGAAATATTATAAGAGGGTCGGTAAGCTCCCACCAGATTGGCACTACACTCCGGAGTTAGCTGAACTCTACGCGGCCTGA
- a CDS encoding UPF0147 family protein: MVTKKSEKIKEYEALLSEAIQRLDRISQDRNVPRNIRRATTEAIEVLRDGRSSYGVRSNKAISILNDIVNDINMPFPTRSEILLIVGLLEKIKD, encoded by the coding sequence ATGGTAACTAAGAAGTCCGAGAAGATCAAGGAATATGAAGCCCTCCTCTCAGAAGCAATACAAAGATTGGATAGGATCTCCCAAGATAGGAACGTCCCTAGGAACATAAGGAGGGCTACTACTGAGGCTATAGAGGTCCTGAGGGATGGGAGGAGCAGTTACGGTGTGAGATCGAATAAAGCGATCTCAATATTGAATGATATCGTTAATGATATAAACATGCCTTTCCCAACAAGGTCAGAGATATTACTTATAGTCGGTTTGCTTGAAAAAATCAAGGATTAA
- a CDS encoding protein-L-isoaspartate(D-aspartate) O-methyltransferase, giving the protein MDHARLVESLVRRGIIKTEKVRRAAERVKRELFVPERYRRVAYEDIPLPIGEDQTISAPHMVFMMNELLDLEEGQLVLEVGSGSGYHAATIAEIVAPSDSPPSRWGTVITVEINPKLASLAFENLSKAGYSSRVHVINADGSMGLPLRRKVDRIVVTAAAPQVPPPLVEMLADGGKLVIPVGSPGFWGQDLLLVEKRGDKVMKKYITEVAFVPLRGRYGWS; this is encoded by the coding sequence ATGGATCACGCTAGGCTCGTCGAGAGCTTAGTTAGGAGAGGTATAATAAAAACGGAGAAGGTGAGGAGAGCTGCTGAGAGAGTTAAGAGGGAACTCTTCGTCCCTGAGAGATATAGAAGAGTCGCTTATGAGGACATACCCTTACCGATAGGTGAGGATCAGACGATAAGCGCCCCTCACATGGTCTTCATGATGAACGAGCTGCTCGATCTCGAGGAGGGACAGCTAGTCCTCGAAGTTGGATCTGGTAGCGGTTATCATGCTGCTACTATAGCTGAGATAGTTGCTCCTAGTGACTCACCACCATCGAGATGGGGGACCGTCATAACAGTCGAGATAAATCCTAAGCTAGCCTCACTAGCTTTTGAGAACCTGAGTAAAGCAGGTTACTCATCGAGAGTCCACGTAATAAATGCTGATGGTAGCATGGGATTACCCCTCAGGAGGAAAGTGGATAGGATAGTTGTCACAGCAGCAGCACCCCAGGTACCCCCTCCCCTCGTAGAGATGTTGGCTGATGGAGGGAAACTAGTCATACCAGTGGGGAGTCCGGGTTTCTGGGGTCAGGACCTCTTATTAGTTGAGAAGAGAGGCGATAAGGTTATGAAGAAATATATAACTGAGGTAGCTTTTGTCCCTCTGAGGGGTAGATACGGATGGAGTTGA
- a CDS encoding ferredoxin domain-containing protein yields the protein MSILNLGIALGSAVKTASLLNVDNRIMFTVGRAAMKMKLLDADIVLGIPLNASPKNIYFDRTHA from the coding sequence TTGAGCATTTTGAACCTAGGAATCGCCCTAGGTTCTGCTGTCAAGACAGCCTCCCTTCTAAATGTAGATAACAGGATAATGTTCACAGTAGGAAGGGCTGCGATGAAAATGAAGCTGTTGGATGCGGATATAGTCCTCGGGATACCGCTCAACGCTTCCCCTAAGAACATATACTTCGATAGGACTCATGCTTAG